The following proteins are co-located in the Microbacterium immunditiarum genome:
- a CDS encoding GNAT family N-acetyltransferase: MGDGRHVIKPLTPETFPAWLALAEKHNGVWGGCYCTYFHDDTETTTRGEHKNPEFKRRLVEEGVAHAALVFEGDQVIAWCEYGSPEQLPRIYHRKQYDAGETNPAPWRITCFFVDRDRRRSGVAREALDGALQLIAQAGGGEVVSFPNELEPGKKTSASFLHNGTRAMFEKAGFTFERHIGKSKTVMRKTIPPAGA; this comes from the coding sequence ATGGGTGATGGTCGACACGTGATCAAGCCGCTCACCCCCGAGACGTTCCCGGCGTGGCTGGCGCTGGCCGAGAAGCACAACGGCGTGTGGGGCGGCTGCTACTGCACGTACTTCCACGACGACACCGAGACGACCACGCGCGGCGAGCACAAGAACCCCGAGTTCAAGCGGCGGCTCGTCGAGGAGGGCGTCGCCCACGCCGCGCTCGTGTTCGAGGGTGACCAGGTGATCGCGTGGTGCGAGTACGGGAGTCCCGAGCAGCTGCCGCGCATCTACCACCGCAAGCAGTACGACGCGGGCGAGACGAACCCCGCGCCGTGGCGCATCACGTGCTTCTTCGTCGACCGCGACCGCCGACGGTCCGGAGTCGCGCGCGAGGCGCTCGACGGCGCGCTCCAGCTCATCGCACAGGCCGGCGGAGGAGAGGTCGTCTCGTTTCCGAATGAGCTCGAACCCGGCAAGAAGACGTCGGCGTCTTTCCTCCACAACGGCACGCGGGCGATGTTCGAGAAGGCGGGCTTCACCTTCGAGCGCCACATCGGCAAGAGCAAGACCGTCATGCGCAAGACGATTCCGCCGGCGGGCGCCTGA